From the Anaerolineae bacterium genome, one window contains:
- a CDS encoding HAMP domain-containing protein produces the protein MFRSLRLRLLLAMALVVALALSTVALFASRATSNEFQRYVEHGGLVRFRRLQAYLATYYDRQGRWDGVQPLVEQMAQLGGDRVILTDPEGLVVADSAGTLSGQWLQRMPPEPPGLIVLGGRPVGAVFLRPPDNPENGNRESSFLTSVNRSLLVSVAVTGSAAVLLALGLSRRILRPVEALTQAARAVGEGDLSRRVAVTSDDEIGELARAFNSMAESLARLEQARRNLVTDVAHELRTPLSNLRAYLEGMCDGVIEPSPEAIVSIHEEALLLSKLVDDLQELSLAEAGAMKLYRRPLALPETVSKALAAFREQAATKGISLATDLPPNLPLVNADPDRVGQVLRNLLSNAVAHTPGGGHVSLIARVSGTEVQVTVQDDGVGIPEEHLPHIFDRFYRADDSRTRTTGGSGLGLAIVQQLVQAHGGRVWVESTEGEGSLFHFTLPVAEGDAETG, from the coding sequence GTGTTTCGTAGCCTGCGCCTACGCTTGCTTCTAGCCATGGCCCTGGTGGTGGCGCTGGCCCTGAGCACGGTGGCCCTGTTCGCCAGTCGCGCCACCAGCAACGAGTTCCAGCGATACGTCGAACACGGGGGCCTGGTGCGCTTCCGCCGGCTTCAGGCGTACCTGGCCACGTACTACGATCGGCAGGGACGGTGGGATGGCGTGCAGCCGCTGGTAGAGCAGATGGCCCAACTGGGCGGAGATCGGGTCATACTGACCGACCCGGAAGGGCTGGTGGTGGCCGATTCCGCCGGCACCCTCTCCGGGCAGTGGCTGCAGCGGATGCCCCCGGAGCCACCGGGTCTGATCGTGCTGGGGGGCCGGCCGGTGGGGGCCGTCTTCCTGAGGCCGCCGGACAACCCTGAGAACGGCAACCGCGAGAGCTCGTTTCTCACCTCGGTGAACCGATCGCTGCTGGTTTCAGTGGCAGTCACCGGATCGGCGGCGGTCCTCCTCGCCCTGGGGCTCTCTCGCCGCATCCTCCGGCCGGTGGAGGCGCTGACGCAGGCTGCCCGGGCCGTGGGCGAAGGAGATCTGAGCCGACGCGTGGCCGTGACTTCCGACGACGAGATCGGCGAACTGGCCCGGGCCTTCAACTCCATGGCCGAGAGCCTAGCCCGCCTAGAACAGGCCCGACGCAACCTGGTGACCGATGTGGCCCACGAGCTCCGCACCCCCCTGTCCAACCTAAGAGCCTACCTGGAGGGCATGTGCGACGGCGTCATCGAGCCCTCGCCGGAGGCCATCGTCTCCATTCACGAGGAAGCCCTCCTCCTCAGCAAGCTGGTGGACGACCTCCAGGAGCTCTCCCTGGCTGAGGCGGGAGCCATGAAGCTCTATCGCCGGCCCCTGGCCCTCCCGGAGACGGTGTCCAAAGCCCTCGCCGCCTTCAGGGAACAAGCCGCTACCAAGGGAATCTCCCTGGCGACAGACCTCCCCCCGAACCTGCCCCTGGTGAATGCCGACCCGGACCGGGTGGGGCAGGTGCTGCGCAACCTCCTGAGCAACGCTGTGGCTCACACCCCGGGCGGTGGTCACGTCTCACTGATAGCGAGGGTGTCGGGCACCGAGGTCCAGGTGACAGTGCAGGACGACGGAGTTGGCATCCCCGAAGAACACCTACCCCACATCTTCGACCGCTTCTACCGCGCTGACGACTCCCGTACCCGAACCACCGGCGGCTCGGGGCTGGGCCTGGCCATCGTTCAGCAACTGGTGCAGGCACACGGCGGCCGAGTCTGGGTAGAGAGCACCGAGGGTGAAGGGTCCCTCTTCCACTTCACCCTGCCGGTGGCGGAGGGAGACGCGGAGACGGGGTGA
- a CDS encoding TIM barrel protein produces MAARSGFAYLEPRVGALAPQESDESFAPIGAALTQLPLTCEAFNVFLPADLSVVGPGVDWPALQGYVCRALTRAAGVGGRVVVFGSGASRRRPDDWDAERTREQLVAFCRLCADTAQGLGLTVVIEPLFTKATNTVNSVEEAVRLAREAGREEVAVLADLFHMAMEREPMQNLVAAAPLLRHVHVPVPDELAQNPEGPGFDHREFFRTLKRMGYDGRISVEENGGRFRDFGEEAPRVHQYLAELWESV; encoded by the coding sequence GTGGCGGCCCGATCGGGTTTCGCCTACCTGGAACCCAGAGTGGGGGCCCTGGCCCCGCAGGAGTCGGACGAATCGTTCGCGCCTATAGGGGCAGCATTGACGCAGTTGCCCCTGACCTGCGAGGCCTTCAACGTCTTCCTCCCCGCCGACCTCAGCGTGGTCGGCCCAGGGGTGGACTGGCCAGCGCTACAGGGCTACGTGTGCCGTGCTCTGACCCGAGCCGCCGGAGTCGGGGGCCGGGTGGTGGTGTTCGGCAGTGGGGCATCGCGGCGGAGGCCGGACGACTGGGATGCTGAGAGAACTCGGGAGCAGCTGGTGGCCTTCTGTCGCCTGTGTGCTGACACCGCCCAAGGACTGGGACTGACGGTGGTCATCGAGCCCCTGTTCACCAAGGCCACCAACACGGTGAACTCGGTGGAGGAAGCGGTCAGGCTGGCTCGGGAGGCGGGCAGGGAAGAAGTGGCGGTCCTGGCCGACCTGTTCCACATGGCCATGGAGCGGGAGCCGATGCAGAACCTGGTGGCGGCTGCCCCCTTGCTGAGGCACGTGCACGTTCCCGTTCCCGACGAGCTAGCTCAGAATCCGGAAGGGCCGGGCTTCGATCACCGGGAGTTCTTCCGCACTCTGAAGCGGATGGGCTACGACGGTCGCATCTCGGTTGAGGAGAACGGAGGCCGTTTCCGCGACTTCGGGGAAGAAGCACCGCGGGTGCACCAGTACCTGGCTGAGCTCTGGGAGTCCGTCTGA